The following are from one region of the Phormidium sp. PBR-2020 genome:
- a CDS encoding methyltransferase domain-containing protein, with protein MSLSSDPLHNDTHDDVLAKEQAFHDRWAAGIDIDGIQVEDYFEACTAPENRFILKQLGNVQGKRLLDVGCGAGENSVYFGTRGAHCVASDYSPGMVEVALKLAEHNGVQVEGKVINAMDIDYPDDSFDIVYAANLLHHIPNPMIAIQEMHRVLKPGGKLCFWDPLRHNPVINVYRRMATDVRTDDETPLHINIVKEIKPLFSETRYNTFWLATLWIFLQFYLIERVHPNEERYWKKIIKEQQRLKPLYSRLERCDRILKKVPGMKRMAWNIAVVATK; from the coding sequence ATGTCTTTATCTTCAGATCCCCTGCACAACGATACCCATGACGATGTTCTCGCCAAAGAGCAAGCCTTTCATGATCGCTGGGCCGCCGGAATTGATATCGATGGGATTCAGGTAGAAGACTACTTTGAAGCCTGTACTGCCCCGGAAAACCGCTTTATTCTGAAACAGTTGGGCAACGTCCAGGGTAAACGCCTCTTAGATGTGGGTTGCGGGGCGGGTGAAAATAGTGTCTATTTTGGGACTCGTGGGGCCCATTGTGTCGCCAGTGATTACTCGCCGGGAATGGTGGAGGTGGCTCTGAAACTCGCTGAACATAATGGGGTTCAGGTGGAAGGAAAGGTTATCAATGCGATGGATATTGACTATCCTGACGATAGTTTTGATATTGTCTATGCGGCGAATCTCTTACATCATATTCCCAACCCTATGATTGCTATTCAAGAGATGCACCGAGTTCTCAAGCCAGGGGGAAAACTGTGTTTTTGGGACCCCCTCCGTCATAATCCCGTGATTAATGTCTATCGACGGATGGCAACAGATGTCCGTACGGACGATGAAACGCCGCTGCATATCAACATCGTCAAAGAGATTAAACCACTCTTTTCAGAAACTCGCTATAACACTTTTTGGCTGGCAACTTTGTGGATTTTTCTACAGTTTTATTTGATTGAACGAGTCCATCCCAATGAGGAACGCTATTGGAAGAAAATCATAAAAGAACAACAGCGGTTGAAGCCCTTATATAGTCGTTTGGAACGTTGCGATCGCATCCTCAAGAAAGTCCCCGGAATGAAACGTATGGCTTGGAATATCGCCGTTGTTGCCACTAAATAA
- a CDS encoding glycosyltransferase family 2 protein yields MASPLYSVVIPVFNEEDNLPELVQRLTAVTEAVGQPYEVLFVDDGSGDRTLGLLRQYHQQNSQFRYLSFARNFGHQIAVTGGLNFVSGKAVIVMDADLQDPPELIPELLEKWQQGYQVIYAQRIARHQDPWLKRLLAYGFYRVLRRLADVAIPTDSGDFCLMDKQVVDLLNSMPERNRYIRGLRAWVGFRQTSLQFSRSPRFAGEVKYTFRKSLSLAIDGIMSFSKVPLRFATYLGLLAAAIAIIMVFLVLYWRLVYPESPLIGATIITIAIFFLGAVQLVCIGILGEYIGRIYEEVKGRPLYTVKEISH; encoded by the coding sequence ATGGCTTCTCCCCTCTATTCCGTAGTAATTCCCGTCTTTAATGAGGAGGATAATCTCCCCGAGTTAGTGCAACGATTAACGGCGGTGACAGAGGCAGTGGGGCAGCCCTACGAGGTGTTATTTGTCGATGATGGCAGTGGCGATCGCACTCTCGGACTTCTGCGTCAGTATCATCAACAAAACTCCCAATTTCGCTATCTCAGTTTTGCCCGAAACTTTGGTCATCAAATTGCCGTCACCGGGGGCTTGAATTTCGTCTCTGGAAAAGCCGTGATTGTCATGGATGCGGATTTACAAGACCCCCCAGAACTCATCCCCGAGTTACTGGAGAAATGGCAACAGGGCTATCAGGTGATTTACGCCCAACGCATCGCCCGTCATCAAGATCCTTGGCTAAAACGGCTGCTGGCTTATGGCTTTTATCGAGTTTTGCGACGCTTAGCAGATGTGGCCATTCCCACGGATTCTGGAGACTTCTGTTTAATGGATAAACAGGTGGTCGATTTACTCAATTCCATGCCCGAACGCAATCGCTATATTCGCGGCTTACGGGCCTGGGTGGGGTTCCGTCAAACCTCATTGCAATTTAGCCGTAGTCCCCGCTTTGCCGGTGAGGTAAAATATACCTTTCGTAAATCTCTGTCTTTAGCAATTGATGGGATCATGTCCTTTTCTAAGGTTCCCCTACGCTTCGCCACTTACCTAGGACTTCTAGCGGCTGCGATCGCCATCATTATGGTGTTTTTAGTTCTATATTGGCGTTTAGTCTATCCCGAATCTCCGTTAATTGGGGCAACGATTATCACCATTGCGATCTTCTTTCTCGGGGCAGTTCAATTAGTCTGTATTGGCATTTTAGGGGAATATATTGGCCGCATTTACGAAGAAGTCAAAGGACGACCCCTCTATACCGTCAAAGAAATATCCCACTAA